The window TCGAAGGATTTCTTGAGTAACCGGTAATCAGGTTGCGACTCGGCAGCATCGCCTTTCAGCCCAAAGTTCTTGCCTTTGAACATGATGTGGTCTCCCGCGTCCGTTGTTTGGTAGTATCGTTGCAGAGCCGGAGAATAATACTTCCCCTCGTATTTCATCAACAGTGGCTCGTTGCCGACGATCAGGTGGTCGAGTGATGCGATGAACGCGAGTATGCCAACGATGATAAAGGCGCGGTAACCACGCTTGATCGACCTGAAACGATCAATCCGCCTCTGCGTGATCGGTGTGAACTGAAAGTCCTTGGGAAACCTCACCAATAGAAAAACACCGCTGACTATCAAAAGCACCACGCAGAGCCAACCGAACCAAAGAAACGGATGGTCATCGTTTCCAATGTGCAGCCAACCCATCTCCCGACTGACGTCGAACGGCCAGCGCAGTGTCGGCAATTTTAACAACAACACCTCACCCAAGGCGGAAATGATCCCCGCCAACACGTGCAGCCATCCAATTTTACGAAATAACATCCTGTTTTTAAATAACTCTAGTGAAACTTGATACGTGGATCGATCATCGCGACGATGATGTCCGAGAGGATATTGCCAATAAGCATCAGGAAAGCCGCAATGGACAGCGTCCCCATGATCACCGAGTTATCGCGGTCCATAATCGCCTGGAACTGGAGCAAGCCAAATCCCTGGATATCGAACACGGTTTCAACCAGCATACTTCCGCCAACAAACATCGTGATCAACCCCCCGAGACTGGTGGCGATCGGGATGAACGAGTTACGGAATGCATGCCTGAAAACCGCCCATCGGAAACTGACCCCCTTGGAAACCGCGGTCCGGACGTAATCGGCTGCCAAGTTGTCCATCAGGTTGTTTTTCATCATCATCGTTGTATAGGCGAAGCCACCGACGATATAACATAATAGTGGCAGCACGGTGTGGTGGGCCAGGTCCTTGACCTGCCCCCAGAGGCTGAGCTCCTCCGCACCGGGACTGGTCAGCCCGAACAGCGGGAACCACCCCATACGCGCGCCCAGGTAGACGAGCAGCAGGGCGCCCAACGCAAACCCGGGGATGGAGTAGCCGACGAATACCAGCACAGAACTCACGTTATCAATAAAGGTCCGGTGCTTGATCGCCTTCACGATGCCCAGCGGAATGCAGACGGAATAGATAATAATCGTCGAAAGCAAGCCAAAGTAAACCGCGATGGGAATGCGTTCGAGAATCATGTCGGACACCTTGTCCTGATAGGTCGACGACCGTCCAAGGTCACCTTGCAGCAGACCGGAGAAACGCTTTTTGTAAACTACCGCCCGGTAGGGCTTCGGTGGAGCCTCCTCGATTGGTTTGTCATTTCTGCGGACCCAGCGTTCGGCCCGGTCCTCGGGGCTATCGATACGGACACTCCACCCCGACTCGGTTACCTTCTCCCCATTGTTGACGAAGGTCGCCTCTTCGGGGGAGTTTTTATTCACCAGCACCCTGCGCCCACTGCCCTTGATCACCACCAGGGTTTCGTTTTTTGGATCTTTGACCAGCTTCGTACCAATGACATCCTCCTCTTGCTCACGGATTTCAGATTTACTGATGCTGCGCTCACGTGGCCAAAAACCAAGCCATTGCAGGTAGGCCACGGGGATCGGTTTGTCGTACCCGTATTCCTCCTCCAATATTTCCAGGTCCTCGTCGCTAAGGCCACCGCTGCTTTGGTTGTCCGCTGACGACTTGGTGTTCTCGTCACTCTGGGTAGCCCGCTGCATGGCCCGCTCCATCGGACTTCCCGGCATGAAACGCGTCAAGGTGAACACGATAATAGTCACTCCCAGCAAGGTGATGGGAACGAGCAAAAATCTTCGGATAAAATAAGCCTTCATGGAAAGAATATCAGCTACGCAAGTACTCAGGCATCACCCAGCTGGCATGAGTTTTCTATGCCACGGACCAAGCATAGGCAAGCTCCTCCTTAACAAATCGGCACCACTGCGGGATTCGTTTAAAAATCTCCGTTTATTCTCCACGGGCTGTCGCTGCGGCTTCTTCATCGGCCACAAGCTTGGCGGCCTCTTCAGCCCGGACTTCGGCGATATGGTACATTTTCCTAAAGGCCAGCATGCCCAGCGGGGTGAGTGCGGCAGTGCCACCAACCCACCACCATATCATCTGGTGGTCCGGGTAGTAACCGTAGATACCATCCACCCCGAATTCCGGAGCGTAATTGGTCAACAGCATACCGGCCATCGGACCCACAATGAACTTGGATGCAAAGTACGGAAGGTAGGCCAATGATATATATGAGCCTTCGCGACCTGGAGGCGCGATCTCCGCGGTGAACTGCATCAAGCGTGGCGACCAAATGGCCTCTCCTATGGAAAAGACAAATACAAAGATCACCATCGACATGTAATACGGGTCCTTGTTTCCAACCGGCACCTCAAGCCAACGATCATAAACCATGACCCCTAACCAACTATCCGTAAGCCAGGCAAACACGTCCGGCGGAACCATCACGATACCGACTGAGGCCACGGAAATAATCGTTCCTATCAACAGTAACCAGTAGGAACGCACTTTGCGCGTGAGATAGGCAATCACCGGCACCAAAAAGACAATCAGCAGCGGGTTGAGCACCCCAAAGACATTCCCCACCAACGACCCCTGCCCGAAGTATCGGATTCCGTAACTCGGCCAGGTAATATGGAAATGGAAAAAGGTAAGGCGGGCAAAGACCGTGATTCCTATGAGCAAAATAAACACCCAGAAGGCACGCTGCACGAAATTCTCTCCAAATATTTTCACCGACCCCACAGCCCCGGCCTTGATCGATGCCATGCTGCGCGCCATTAACGAGCTGGCACCGCCGGCATCGGCAGCCGCCTTGTCGCGGACTTTTTCTTCGGGAAACCTGATGCCCTTTTCCGTCATTTCCACACCATCACGCATCCACAGGATAGCCAGTAAATCGGGCAGGTTAATAAAGAACCCCAGGCCAAACAGCACCTGCCATGTCGACAAGGTGTCACCGAGGAATTCGACACTTCCTCTCTCACCCATATTGATACGGACGACATCAAAAATCTTCGCGCCAATGGCCCAGCCGACGTTCATCAGGGTGTAGAAAAGACCAAATCCAAGTGCGGCGCCCTCGATGGTGGTAAAACGCTTGATACCCACCGAAAGCACCGGCCCGGTGATGGCGACACCGATCCCCAGGGGAATAAAACCGAGAATGGACACCCACCAGATATCATTGGTGAACGGCATGACGGCCCTGCTGATCAGAAGAAGCACGCTGCCTATCAGCAGGGTTTTCTTCACGCCGATGGTGTCACATATCGCGCCGACGACCATTGTGACGGCGGTGACAACCGTCGACCAGGTACTGTAATACGTGCCTGCACCTATGTCGCCAAGCCCTACGTCCTCACGCAGGTAGAACATAAACGTAAGCTGTGCCGCACCGTAGGCGCTGTATTCAGTGAGTTTGGTGAAAAACAGGATATACAACTCCCGTGGCGATCCCCACAGGCCTTTGACATAGGAAACTATAATGTAAACAAACCCCAGCACCAATGCCAGGGCGATCACGGCCACCACCATGTCCAGGGTGTCGCCACGCCCTCCCAGGACCCGGCCCAGAAACGAATCCGTGGTCTGGAAATCAAGGATCTCAAGCCCTTCTCCGGTTTCTAACAATGCCACATAAAACGGTGTTTCTTCCCCGTCCGCCCCAACAAGCATGCCGTTCTGCTTATAGCCTCCCTCGATGTCGGTTGCCTCGCCCCATTTGATCGACTGCTCTTTAAGAAACCCGGCTTTCTCCATCGCGGCATGTACTTCATCAGCACTGCGCTCAGCCTTCATCAATGCACTCCCGGATTCCCACGCCTGCTCGATCTGCCCCGACTTCATCCGGGCAATAAATGTTTCCACCATCTGTATCCCACCAAGTTCACGCACGGTGGGGCGTGCCAACTCACTGATAAACACCTCGTCGCCTACTTGATTCAAGTGCACTTTTACCGCTCTACTGCGAGGCTGCCAATCGGATACGTCCGGGTTCCGCTTGTCATCCACGGTGATAATCCCCCAGAGCACCGCATCGGGCATGGCATTTTTTGCACTTGCCCCCGCATCGTCGGAAGCGGCTGCCTGGTCGGCCACGGGTTTGATCCAGCGGATCGATTTCACAGGCACAAATCCGCGCATCCGCAAATCGTGGATATACTGTCCGGCCGCCTTGGGGTCCGTCAGTTGATCACGCAAACTCTCTTTGCCCGAACCCTTCTCCTGGTCGGCCAGTCCGAGAACATCCCCTGGAAGCTCCGTATCCATGGCAATCGCGGTACTTGAAATATGACCGCTCAACCCCTTCAGATAGGCCTCAGCCTTGCTTTGTAGAACCGCTTCAGGAATGCTGCTGGCCGACGCATCCCCTGCCGGCACGGCTGCGACCGACGGCGCTTGCCCATCGTTTTCCACCGCTTCACGGGAAGGAGCCGCAGCCTCGTCTCCCGCCGATCCCGTTTCCTGGCTTTTGGTCTGACTAACAGCAAACAATGCTCCAATTATCAGGAGCATGGTCAGCGTGTATCGAAATCGGCGGGTGCGCAGGATGATGTTGACGAGTCGTTTCATGGTAGGTGGGAACTGACATTTTCAGCTCTAGCTTGCGCAGAAACTAGGGATCGCCCTCTACTCCGTCAATTTCAATACTTGCTCATTTCCGCGCTCACCGGCCAGCCATTCCCAGGCCAAGGCCGAGCTGTCACCCGCCTAATTATCCCGGCCCTCCTCCTTCACCCGGATGTAGCGCTTGAAGACAACAAGGCTGATCGGGGCTACCAGGATGAGGATACCGATGATCAGCCACATGGTGGCAGGATCGCGGGGGCCATCCTCGGGACAGTACTTGGCGAGCAGTCCGCCAAAGGCTGCGCCCGTGACGAGTTTTCCGATCAGAAGAGGCACGTACGAAAGCGATGAGTAGGTGGCCTCCTGCCCCTTGGGCGCGATGGATGCGGCATACTCGTAGACGCGGGGCGAGTAAAAGGCCTCGCCGATGGAAAACACCACCTGCCAGAAGAAGATCATGATGTAGTAGGGATGCACCGCGCCGGTGATCTCGAGGTAGCCGTGGCCGATGGCCTCGCCGAGCCAACCGTCGGCCGCGCCCTGGAATGCGGAGGTCGGCATGGCCATGAAGACGAAGGAGAGCGCCGTGATGAAGCCCCCGAGGATCACCATCGAGTAGGATGCGTAATTGCGGGTCATCATACCGACTGCCGGAGCGAGGATGAGGATGAGGATGCCGTTGACGGCGTTGAGCCTGCCGACTTTTGCACCTTCGCCGATCTCGCGGTCGGTGAACGGCGGCAGGACGTAGTCCATGGCATTGAAAACGACCTTCAGCAGGCCAATGATCAGGAGAAAGCAAATCAATCGGTAAAAGCCGTCGGAGGTAACCAGGCTGGTGAGGGTTGCCCAAGTGTCCCTGGCTCCGTCCCGCACGGTGAGCCCTATTTTTTCAACGAATCCGGCGTTGGGATACTCGTGTTTTTCGGGAACCTCCACCAGTCCGTCCGCGGTCATTTCCACGTTGGGGCGCAGTAGCAGGATGAGCGGGAACATCAGCAGATCCACGCCGAGACTAACAAACAGGAGGACGCGGAAGGGGCTGAGCCCGCCATCGATGAATGGCACGACCAGCGGCCCCTGGTCGAGCATGGCACCGCGCACTCCATCGAAGACAAAGTAGCCGAACATGAAGCCGAAGTTCATGATGGCGTAGAATAATGAGAAGGCGACGGAGCGCTGTTGCGGGGTTGCGTATTTGCGTAACGCGGCCACCAGTACGGGGGTGCAGAAGGCCTCGCCGACCGCCAAAGGAAAGAGGCCGAAGCCCAGGGCAAGGAGCTTGTTGGTGGTGAGCACCATGGCAAACCGCGTCACGACACAGAGTGTCACACCGATGATAAGCGTTCTCCGCAGCCCCAGGGCATCGGTGATACTGCCGACCACCAGGGTGGTGATCGTCATAAAGAACCCCCATGCGACAATGACGCTGAGAGCACTTGGCTCGGTGAATCCCAGGTCGTTGACCAACCATAGGACGAGGGTGACATTGAGGATCTTGTATGCCGTGACACTGAGGAATTTCAACCCGAAGGTGAAACCCATTTCGCGGGGTGAGCCGGCGAGTTTCACCATGGCGAAGGATCCGACACCAAAGATGCAGGCACCGATGATGCTGCCGGGCACCCAGCCAATACCTAGTTTCGCCGCGGACGCCCAGCTCACCCCGACGCTGATGAGAAGAAGCAGGAGGAATTTGAAAAATGCGATTCCGGGCTTCGCTGGAGGCGCGGCATTCAGCGGTGCTTGCTCTTTATCTGTTGTCGGGTCGGTCATAGGTTCTGTTTCCAGTCGGGACTGCAGGGAATATAGCGGTCAGTGACCGAGTTCATGGAACGAGCATGCCCCAGCGGTGCCTCGACGGCAAGCCTCAACACTCCACAAAAGCCCCGCCTCAGGCCGTAACCACAGGCTTTGCCTCCTTATTGATCGCCTCCGATTTTTCATGGTAGGCTTGATGCTTCGCGCGATAGGCGGATGCGGGCTGCAAACCCGCGCTACTCATGAAGAGCGATTTCTTGCCGGGGCCGCTTATTGGGGTTGGAATTGGCTGTCATACCTTGCTAAATCATCCTCACGCCATGATCGCAGATTATTTCAAACTCAGGGAAAACGGGACGAGCTTACGGGTCGAGACGGTCGGGGGCATCACCACGTTTCTGACCATGGCTTACATCCTGTTAGTCAACCCGATGATCCTGAGTGAGGCGGGAATGGACCGGGGGGCGGTGATCACGGCGACCTGTCTGGCGGCGTTTTTTGGCACGGTGTTAGTGGGGCTGTGGGCGAATGCACCATTTGCGATGGCACCTGGAATGGGGCTGAATGCGTTTTTCACCTACACCCTGGTGATGGGTCAGGGGGTGAGCTGGCAAACAGCCCTGGGCGTGGTCTTTGTTTCGGGCGTGGCGTTCTTTTTACTCACCATCATCGGCATACGGGAAAAGGTGGTGAATGCGATCCCCCTGAGTCTGCGCATCGCGGCGGCGGCTGGGATCGGACTGTTTATTTCATTTATCGGGATGAAAAACCTTGGGTTGATTGTGGACAATCCCGCCACCCTGGTAGCGATCGGACCACTGACCACGTCGGTTCTCATCGGGCTTGGGGCTCTGGTGCTGATCGCCATCCTGGAAATCCGTAAGATCAAGGGCTCGATTTTGATAGGTATCGCGTTTGCCACGGCCCTCGGTGTGATTTCCGGCGAAACCAGGATGCCGGAAGGTGTGGCATCACTCCCACCCTCACTGGTCCCTGTGGCATTTCAGCTGGATATCATGGGAGCCCTGCAATGGGGCCTTGTCGGTGCCGTGTTCTCCTTTATGTTTGTCGATTTGTTCGACTCGATAGGCACCATCGTCGCCTGTTCGTATGAGGCGGGGCATGTGGAGGAAGACGGCAGCATCCGCAAAATCGATAAAATCCTGGAAGCTGACGCCGTGGCAACCGTGGTGGGATCGATGTTGGGAACCAGCACCACGACAACCTACATCGAGTCGGCATCAGGCATCGCCGATGGCGCCCGCACGGGCCTGGCCTCGATGGTGACGGGTTTCCTGTTTCTGTTAGCCTTGTTTCTTTCTCCCCTGATCGGGGCGGTACCCGCCTTTGCGACTGCACCCGCCCTCATCATGGTGGGGGTGTTTATGTTCCGCAACATCAGGGAAATTGATTTCACCGAACTACAAACAGCGGTTCCGGCCTTTCTCACCATGCTTTTGATGCCGCTGACTTTCAGTATCGCCATGGGGCTAACCGTCGGTTTTATTTCCTACATCGCCATTGCGGTATTCAGTGGGGACCTTAAAAAAATCTCACCCGTCATGTGGGTTGTCGGGATACTCTCAGCGGTCAATCTTGTTGTATCGGTGGGCAGCTAAGCGATGGCACGTGGCCCTGCCGCCCTGTCGCCCAACCCTTATTCAACCACCCGCCTCCCCTGCATGGCGCGCATCAGGGTGAGTTCATCGGCGTGGTCGAGGCTACCGCCGGCGGAGATCCCCTGGGCAATGCGGGAGACCGAGCAATCTCGACGGCTAAGGACTTCAACGAGGTAGTTAGAGGTGGCTTCCCCTTCGACATCGGCACCGAGCGCAAGGATCACCTCCATACCCGGATTGGCATCGACCCGTCGGATCAAAGGTGTGATCCGGAGATCGTCGGGAGTGACGTTATCGAGAGGCGACAGTTTACCGCCAAGGCAGTGGTAGTATCCTTTGAAGGCACCGGAGCGCTCCATGGGCAGAACATCGGTGGCTTGTTCGACCACGCAGAGTTCGTGAGCATCGCGATGGTGGTCGTCACAGACGGGACAGCCGTCTGCGGTGGCGAAAAATCCGCAGACGTCACAGGAGGTTATCTGCTCCTTGGCCTGTTCGATCGATGCCGCCAGTTCGTGGCAATTGGATTTGGGGTGCTGCAACAGCCAGACAGCCACCCGCTCGGCGCTGCGGGGGCCAATGCCTGGCAGCTTTTTTAATTCTGCAATCAGTTCAACAACAGGTTGTGGGTAATCCGCTCTAGCCATCTATTTGTTTTTCCCGTTCCGTTTTTTGTGTTTTGTCCGTTGCGCAGCCTTCGGTTTTTTCGTCACTTTCGGTTTATACTTCGCATCGGGGTCAACATCCTGTTCTTCCTCATCCTGTTTCACCTCAACCTTTTCCTCAACAGGCTGCGAAGCAGCACGAACCTTGGTATTTGGAGTTTGAAACTTAAAACTTGAAACCTCACACGGCATGACATGGTGATTGACATACATCATCGTGCAGAACCAGGTCCAGAACAGGGCCACCGCCGGTAAAAACGGGGAAAAGTAAATCTTCCAGACCGCAAAGGTAGGCACCATCGCCAGGATAATCACGAGAGCCGTCACACCAAGGACGACCCGACGCCATGCCCCCACAGAATCGAGCACGGCAAAGGCAATACCAAAGCAAAACACCGCGGCTATCATCACCAGCACGGGCATCGATAAAACACCGGGGGTCACTCCGTGAAACACAGGTTCTAACAATGCATTTTCGAGCCGGGCATCCCCCTTTTTAAATAGTCCAAGCACTTGCATCGCGACAGCCAGAGCCAAGCCAACCCCCCCGTATAACAAGACGGGACCATCCACCCGCCCTACCGGGTGGGTCATTGTGCGGGCAGAGGAAGCGTGGTTCTGATTGTGGGATGTCATGGGTGCGCTGCAGAACGCTTACCAAAGGAGTCGGACGACAGGAAACGGAGTCAATCGACGTCCAGCTTCAGGTCTGTGCCAGAGTCGGATAGGGTCTCTTCCTTCTTGGGTGTTTTAGCGTTTGCTGCATCAGTATAAGACTGAACCACGGACTCACTCAAGAACTTGTCTGCATCTTTCACAGCCTCTGTCCCGAGTTCAAATTCACCCTGACCGGTGTTTTTCTGGATGAGTTTCAGGCCAAACTGGTAGTCTTTGAAACGCTGCTGGCAGATTTGCAGCACGCTACGGGCATACTCGGCGGCTTCTGCACCTATGGACGCCACCGCCTCATCGGTAAACTTGATACGGATCGCGTGTTTCTCATAGAACTCCCGGCAGTAGAGGTCGGCTTCCTCACGGGCTTTGGCAACGTCAACCCGTTTACCGAGTTCACGGTACTTCGCAAGAACCTCGTTGCGTTTATCGATGAGGTCGGCATCGATGGTCAACTCACTCACTGCGGTGCCCGGAAGCTCGAATTTAAAATCACGCAGTAGGCTCTCACACACCGTCATCAGGGCGCGGGCACCGGTATTCTCGCTTTCGGCACGTTCGGCAATTCTGTGTATCGCGGAATCATGGAATTTCGCCTGTATCCCATAGGCCGCAAACTCGCGCTCGTATTGCCGCAGCAGGCTGCCTTCCGAATTTTTCATGATATTGACAAAATCCTTGGCCTCCAACTTCTCACAGACAACCCTTACCGGAAGCCGACCAATGAATTCGGCTTCAAAACCAAAATCGATGAAATCCTGGGTATTGACCTGGCCGAACAGCTCTTCATCGAGCGGGTGTTCTGCCACATCGGCACCAAAGCCGATCTGGCCTGACCGGAGGCGTTTCCTGACGACCTTTTCGAGTCCGGAAAATGCGCCGCTGACAATAAACAGGATGTGGCGGGTATTGATGGTGTCTTTTCCAGCGTCGCGTCCACTCTGAAAATCCATCATCGCCATCATCTGGCTTTTCATATCGTTCGGGTTTCTAGCGGCCACCTCCGTTTCCTCCATCAGCTTGAGCAAGGTAGTCTGCACCCCCCGGCCACTGACATCGCGCCCCATGGTGTTCCCTCCCCCGCTGGCGAGCTTGTCCACTTCATCGATGTAGATGATGCCAAACTCGGCAAGGTCGATATCGCCATCCGCTTTCTGCACCAATTCCCTGACAAGATCATCAACATCGCCGCCAACGTACCC of the Akkermansiaceae bacterium genome contains:
- a CDS encoding AAA family ATPase, which codes for MMSDKKDNDIPDADELQKMLKDMFSKMGMSSAMPFPGFAPEPQVPDEEDAFDAPMEMDQADAIFDFNYKPRDIKAHLDRFVIRQDEAKKALSIAVCDHYNHAKYMRGLEQEHGKIPDGIEYQKQNVIVVGPTGVGKTYLVKHIAEMIGVPFVKADATKFSETGYVGGDVDDLVRELVQKADGDIDLAEFGIIYIDEVDKLASGGGNTMGRDVSGRGVQTTLLKLMEETEVAARNPNDMKSQMMAMMDFQSGRDAGKDTINTRHILFIVSGAFSGLEKVVRKRLRSGQIGFGADVAEHPLDEELFGQVNTQDFIDFGFEAEFIGRLPVRVVCEKLEAKDFVNIMKNSEGSLLRQYEREFAAYGIQAKFHDSAIHRIAERAESENTGARALMTVCESLLRDFKFELPGTAVSELTIDADLIDKRNEVLAKYRELGKRVDVAKAREEADLYCREFYEKHAIRIKFTDEAVASIGAEAAEYARSVLQICQQRFKDYQFGLKLIQKNTGQGEFELGTEAVKDADKFLSESVVQSYTDAANAKTPKKEETLSDSGTDLKLDVD
- a CDS encoding MFS transporter, with protein sequence MTDPTTDKEQAPLNAAPPAKPGIAFFKFLLLLLISVGVSWASAAKLGIGWVPGSIIGACIFGVGSFAMVKLAGSPREMGFTFGLKFLSVTAYKILNVTLVLWLVNDLGFTEPSALSVIVAWGFFMTITTLVVGSITDALGLRRTLIIGVTLCVVTRFAMVLTTNKLLALGFGLFPLAVGEAFCTPVLVAALRKYATPQQRSVAFSLFYAIMNFGFMFGYFVFDGVRGAMLDQGPLVVPFIDGGLSPFRVLLFVSLGVDLLMFPLILLLRPNVEMTADGLVEVPEKHEYPNAGFVEKIGLTVRDGARDTWATLTSLVTSDGFYRLICFLLIIGLLKVVFNAMDYVLPPFTDREIGEGAKVGRLNAVNGILILILAPAVGMMTRNYASYSMVILGGFITALSFVFMAMPTSAFQGAADGWLGEAIGHGYLEITGAVHPYYIMIFFWQVVFSIGEAFYSPRVYEYAASIAPKGQEATYSSLSYVPLLIGKLVTGAAFGGLLAKYCPEDGPRDPATMWLIIGILILVAPISLVVFKRYIRVKEEGRDN
- a CDS encoding ABC transporter permease, with the translated sequence MKAYFIRRFLLVPITLLGVTIIVFTLTRFMPGSPMERAMQRATQSDENTKSSADNQSSGGLSDEDLEILEEEYGYDKPIPVAYLQWLGFWPRERSISKSEIREQEEDVIGTKLVKDPKNETLVVIKGSGRRVLVNKNSPEEATFVNNGEKVTESGWSVRIDSPEDRAERWVRRNDKPIEEAPPKPYRAVVYKKRFSGLLQGDLGRSSTYQDKVSDMILERIPIAVYFGLLSTIIIYSVCIPLGIVKAIKHRTFIDNVSSVLVFVGYSIPGFALGALLLVYLGARMGWFPLFGLTSPGAEELSLWGQVKDLAHHTVLPLLCYIVGGFAYTTMMMKNNLMDNLAADYVRTAVSKGVSFRWAVFRHAFRNSFIPIATSLGGLITMFVGGSMLVETVFDIQGFGLLQFQAIMDRDNSVIMGTLSIAAFLMLIGNILSDIIVAMIDPRIKFH
- a CDS encoding NCS2 family permease, with the protein product MIADYFKLRENGTSLRVETVGGITTFLTMAYILLVNPMILSEAGMDRGAVITATCLAAFFGTVLVGLWANAPFAMAPGMGLNAFFTYTLVMGQGVSWQTALGVVFVSGVAFFLLTIIGIREKVVNAIPLSLRIAAAAGIGLFISFIGMKNLGLIVDNPATLVAIGPLTTSVLIGLGALVLIAILEIRKIKGSILIGIAFATALGVISGETRMPEGVASLPPSLVPVAFQLDIMGALQWGLVGAVFSFMFVDLFDSIGTIVACSYEAGHVEEDGSIRKIDKILEADAVATVVGSMLGTSTTTTYIESASGIADGARTGLASMVTGFLFLLALFLSPLIGAVPAFATAPALIMVGVFMFRNIREIDFTELQTAVPAFLTMLLMPLTFSIAMGLTVGFISYIAIAVFSGDLKKISPVMWVVGILSAVNLVVSVGS
- a CDS encoding YIP1 family protein — its product is MTHPVGRVDGPVLLYGGVGLALAVAMQVLGLFKKGDARLENALLEPVFHGVTPGVLSMPVLVMIAAVFCFGIAFAVLDSVGAWRRVVLGVTALVIILAMVPTFAVWKIYFSPFLPAVALFWTWFCTMMYVNHHVMPCEVSSFKFQTPNTKVRAASQPVEEKVEVKQDEEEQDVDPDAKYKPKVTKKPKAAQRTKHKKRNGKNK
- a CDS encoding MFS transporter; this encodes MKRLVNIILRTRRFRYTLTMLLIIGALFAVSQTKSQETGSAGDEAAAPSREAVENDGQAPSVAAVPAGDASASSIPEAVLQSKAEAYLKGLSGHISSTAIAMDTELPGDVLGLADQEKGSGKESLRDQLTDPKAAGQYIHDLRMRGFVPVKSIRWIKPVADQAAASDDAGASAKNAMPDAVLWGIITVDDKRNPDVSDWQPRSRAVKVHLNQVGDEVFISELARPTVRELGGIQMVETFIARMKSGQIEQAWESGSALMKAERSADEVHAAMEKAGFLKEQSIKWGEATDIEGGYKQNGMLVGADGEETPFYVALLETGEGLEILDFQTTDSFLGRVLGGRGDTLDMVVAVIALALVLGFVYIIVSYVKGLWGSPRELYILFFTKLTEYSAYGAAQLTFMFYLREDVGLGDIGAGTYYSTWSTVVTAVTMVVGAICDTIGVKKTLLIGSVLLLISRAVMPFTNDIWWVSILGFIPLGIGVAITGPVLSVGIKRFTTIEGAALGFGLFYTLMNVGWAIGAKIFDVVRINMGERGSVEFLGDTLSTWQVLFGLGFFINLPDLLAILWMRDGVEMTEKGIRFPEEKVRDKAAADAGGASSLMARSMASIKAGAVGSVKIFGENFVQRAFWVFILLIGITVFARLTFFHFHITWPSYGIRYFGQGSLVGNVFGVLNPLLIVFLVPVIAYLTRKVRSYWLLLIGTIISVASVGIVMVPPDVFAWLTDSWLGVMVYDRWLEVPVGNKDPYYMSMVIFVFVFSIGEAIWSPRLMQFTAEIAPPGREGSYISLAYLPYFASKFIVGPMAGMLLTNYAPEFGVDGIYGYYPDHQMIWWWVGGTAALTPLGMLAFRKMYHIAEVRAEEAAKLVADEEAAATARGE
- the recR gene encoding recombination protein RecR — its product is MARADYPQPVVELIAELKKLPGIGPRSAERVAVWLLQHPKSNCHELAASIEQAKEQITSCDVCGFFATADGCPVCDDHHRDAHELCVVEQATDVLPMERSGAFKGYYHCLGGKLSPLDNVTPDDLRITPLIRRVDANPGMEVILALGADVEGEATSNYLVEVLSRRDCSVSRIAQGISAGGSLDHADELTLMRAMQGRRVVE